ACAAGCTGGTCGCGCCCTGCTATGGGACAAAGAGCCTCTGAGCGTCGAAGATCAGCGTCGCGCCAAAGCAGCCAAACTCAAACAACGCGCCTACGTTTACTCGAATGACTGAGCCTAATTCTCAGCCAATTCCAGATTTACTTGATAGCACCCTATCGGTTACCGATGGCATGTCGGAGGCGTTCGCCAAGCTTTATGGCGAGCCACTATTTAAGCTTCCAAACGATTTATATATCCCACCTGATGCATTAGAAGTTTTTCTAGAGGCTTTTGAGGGCCCACTAGATCTTTTGCTGTATTTGATTCGCAAACAAAACTTTAATGTGCTCGATATTCCTATGGCGCAGGTCACCCAACAGTACCTGAGCTACATCGATCAAATTCGTCATCACAACCTTGAGCTTGCCGCAGAATACTTACTCATGGCTGCCATGTTGATTGAAATTAAATCACGCATGCTGTTGCCAATGAAGAAGGCTGATAGTGAAGAGGAGGTGGAGGATCCACGCGCAGAATTAGTCCGTCGCCTATTGGAATACGAGCGCATGAAGTTGGCAGCCCAAGAGCTTGACCAAATTCCACAGCACGGACGTGACTTCCAAGTGGCACATGGCTTTGTAGACACCACTGTTGCAATCACTTGGCCTGAAGTTAATTTAGAAGATCTACAAATGGCATGGCGCGATGTACTGCACCGCGCCAAACTAACTCAGCACCACACCATCACTCGTGAAGAGCTTTCTGTTCGCGACTTTATGACTCGCATTTTGCGTCGCTTACAAAGCACCCGCTTTATCGAATTTGGTGAACTGTTTGAAGATGCCATTAAGTCTGGCAAGGGGATCCCTGTTGTGATCGTCAACTTCATCGCCATGCTTGAGCTTTCCCGCGAATCTCTGGTGGAGATTACCCAAGCTGAGCCTTATGCTCCAATTTACGTTCGATTGGCCTATACTCCCGTTGCATGAAAATCATTAGCGACATTCAAGAGCTGCGCGATCATTTGCGCGGACAAAATCGCGCTTCATTTGTGCCAACCATGGGCAACCTCCATGAAGGCCATCTATCACTGATGCGATTAGCAAGACAGCATGGTGATCCAGTAGTAGCGAGTATCTTTGTGAACCGCCTACAGTTTGGTCCAAACGAAGATTTTGATAGCTACCCACGCACTATGCAGGCGGATATCGAGAAGCTTGAAAAAGAAGGTGTCTACATCTTGTTCGCACCTACCGAGCGTGACCTCTATCCGCAACCACAAGAGTATCGAGTAGATCCACCCCAGCAACTCGGGGACATCCTTGAAGGTGAATTCCGCCCAGGATTTTTTAAGGGCGTGTGCACCGTTGTCTTAAAACTCTTCTCATGCGTACAACCTAAGGTGGCTGTGTTTGGTAAGAAAGATTATCAGCAGTTGATGATCATCCGCCAAATGACCAAACAGTTTGCTTTGCCAGTAGAGATTGTTCCTGGTGAAACCATTCGTGCAGATGATGGCTTAGCACTCTCCTCCCGCAATGGATACCTATCCGTCGAAGAACGTGCTGAAGCCCCTGAGCTTCAAAAGGCATTGAAGGAAGTACGTGAACAAGTATTGCAATTAAGCTCACGAAACGCTGATGCGATTACACAAATTGAAAAAGCGGCGATTGCTAATTTAGCAAGCCGTGGCTGGAAGCCGGACTACATTGCGATTCGCCAACAGAGCAATCTTGCCCCCGCTTCAAATGAAAACTTACAGGCAGGCGAGCCTCTAGTCATTTTGACTGCCGCCAAACTGGGTAAGACACGCTTGATTGATAACCTAGAGATTTAATCCCTAGGATCTGCTTACAGGGCGAAGAACTGCCCTACCTGTAGGTTTAATTCTTTAGCCAATTCAGCGCCATTTACTTTACCTGCAGCACCCTTGGCTTTAAGCACTTCAATCTGTCCACCATGGCATGTTACAAAGAATGAATCCAGAGTGATTTGAGTTACTTCACCCGGCTTGCCTTTGACTGCACCAAAAGTTGCGGCGACATGTTTGTGGCAATCGTAGATTTGCACTTTTTGTTCGCCAAACTTGGTCCATGCGCCTGGCGCTGGATTGCAAGCACGAATCAAATTATAGATTTGGGAGATATGACTTGCCCAATGAATCTGCGCAGCATTAGCATCAAACCAACCTTCGTAATTAGCCTTTGACTCATCTTGCACGATTTCTTGATGCTTACCAGCCACCACCAAGTCCGCAGCCTCGAGTAATGCTTTGATACCAATCGGAAATAAATGATCAAAGTAGATTTTTCCAAGAGTGTCATCAGGTCCAATGATCACTTCTTTTTGCAAAATCACTTCGCCCTCATCCAAACCATCGGATGGACGGAAAATAGTCAGACCTGTCTTTTCTTCGCCCAATGCAATTGCCCAGTTAATGGCGCTAGGGCCACGATATTTTGGCAATAGGGATGGGTGATATTGAATCGTGCCGTGCTTTGGAATTTTGCAAAGCTCTTGTGGGACAAATTGCAACACATAAGCCATGACGCAAATATCCGCTTGGCTATCAATCATTGCCTGAGCAGCCTCAGGGCTTTTGAGTGAGGCAAACTGCAAGGGGGTCAAACCCCTTGCAATAGCAGCCTCTTTTAAGACTTCTGGCTTACTTGACTTGGGATTATCGGGTGGACAGAAAACGGCAACGATTTCATCGCCGCGATCCAAAAAGGCTTCTAAAGCCGCCTTACCAAAATCCGCACTCCCAATCAAAGCAATCCGCATCTTAGATCACCTTATCGTGACGAAGAGCAATCAAATCGTCTGTAGTGTATCCAAGCTCAGTCAAAATTTCGTCGGTGTGCTCACCAAGCAATGGTGAACGTGTCACCTCTGTTGGGCTATCAGACATTTTGATTGGATTGCCTACTGTCAAATACTTACCGCGAATCGGATGATCAACTTCTACTACCGTTCCAGTAGCACGTAAAGCTGGCTCTTCCGCGATTTCTTTCATTGACAAAATTGGGCCGCATGGAATGTCGTACTTGTTCAAGATATCCATGACTTCAAACTTCGTCATGGTCATAGTCCACTTCTCGATCTCCGCGAAGATTTCCATTAAGTGTGGCAAGCGAGCCATTGGCGATGCAAAACGTACATCAGTAATCCAATCTTCACGACCAATCACTTTGCAAACCGCTTCCCATACTGGGGCTTGAACAATCACATACATATAGGCATTAGGATCTTTTTCCCAACCCTTACATTTCACAATCCAACCAGGCTGACCGCCACCAGAAGCATTGCCGGCGCGGGGTACAGAGTCGCCAAACTCGCCGTTAGGGAACTGTGGGTACTCTTGCATCAAGCCATTGCGCTCCAAGCGCTGCTGGTCACGCAACTTCACACGGCATAAGTTCAATACCGCATCTTGCATTGCCGCCAACACCTTCTGACCGCGGCCAGAATGGGTACGTTGATACAAAGCAGTCACGATACCTAATGCCAAATGCAAACCAGTACCGCTGTCGCCAATTTGTGCACCAGTCACCATAGGAGGGCCATCATCAAAACCGGTTGTGGATGCAGAACCACCTGCGCACTGCGCAACGTTCTCATACACTTTGCAATCTTCGTATGGGCCAGGGCCAAAACCTTTTACTGAAGCCATGATCATCATTGGATTGAGTTCTTGAATACGCTCCCAAGAAAACCCCATACGATCGAGCGCGCCTGGTGCGAAGTTCTCGACCAGTACATCGCACTCTTTAATCAAGCGCTCAAGAATTTCTTTACCTTTTTGGGTTTTAGTATTGACAGTGATCGAACGCTTGTTGTGGTTCAACATCGTGAAATACAAGCTATCGGCATCAGGAATATCGCGTAATTGACCGCGAGTTGCATCCCCTTCGCCAGACTTTTCTACTTTAATTACGTCCGCACCAAACCAAGCCAACAACTGCGTACAAGTTGGCCCTGATTGAACGTGCGTAAAGTCGAGGATTTTGACCCCTTCTAGTGCTTTTGCCATGGTTTAAGTCCTAATAAGAATGAAAATTTTGAATTAGGGCAATTTTACCAGCGGGGGCTGAAGGGAAACGGTGAGTGCCTATTTTTTAAGCACACCCTGCGGACAAAGCCTGCGTGGACTGCATGCGACTAAGCTGATGGATTTTCTAGGTCTGCAATGCGCTTTTTAAGGGCTCTTTCCTCGGCAAACCGAGCAGTCTCATCCCGAATGATTGCGACCACACCATTTGCTTGATGATGTTCGTCAAATAGCATGCCAACGGTAAAAGCGATCGAAAGAGTGCTGCCATTCTTATGCTTAGCAGGCACCTTTAGGAGCGAAGTGCCATAGCGAGTTGTGCCCGTCTCCATAGACTTGCTGTACCCATCGCTATGCCGTTGACGCTGGCGCTCTGGAACAATTAAATCCAAAGACTGCCCTAATGCTTCTTCCTCGGTATAGCCAAAGATTCGAGTTGCGGATGGATTCCACAAGATAATTTTTTCATTAGCATCTGACACGATAATCGCATCGCCAACACACTCCACCAACTGGTGTAAATCAACACTGGTTTTCATATGCTCAGTCTAAAACGATTTCAAAATATCTGCTGAAGTAATTGATGTATTTGATGCAATAAAAAAGGCGCCCACTTGGAGCGCCTTGAGATACATCAATTACTGATAGTTCTTATTAAACTGCTTTCGCTGCATGCAATTTAGCGATGTCATCAGCGCTGTAGCCGAGGTCAGACAACACTTCATCAGTGTGCTCACCCAATACAGGAGATGGCTTCACTTCGATTTCCAAATCAGAGAACTTGATTGGGCTACCGATAGTCAAATACTTACCACGTACTTTGTGGTCAACTTCAACGATCGAACCGCTCTTACGCAAGTCTGGTGATGCAGCCAATTCTTTCATAGAGAGAACTGGGGCACATGGAATATCGAACTTACGGAGAATGTCCACAGCTTCGTATTTAGTCTTGTCTTTGAGCCAATCTTCAATGGTTGCGAAGATGTCAAAAATCTTATCTTGACGAGCTTCAGCAGTCATGTACGCAGGATCAGTTGCCCACTCTGGTTTGCCCAAAGCCTTAGTAATTGGCTCCCAAGCGTGACCTTGAATAGTGAAGTAGATGTATGCGTTTGGATCAGTTTCCCAGCCCTTACACTTCAACACCCAACCTGGCTGACCGCCACCACCAGCGTTACCGCCACGTGGAACTACATCAGAGAATGAACCGTGTGGGTACTGTGGGTACTCTTCCAAGTAGCCAACCTTGTCCAAACGTTGTTGGTCGCGTAATTTTACGCGGCACAAGTTCAATACAGCGTCTTGCATTGAGCAAGATACTTTCTGACCACGGCCAGTTTTTTCACGTTGCATCAATGCAGTCAAAATACCGATTGCCAAGTGCATACCAGTATTAGAGTCACCCAAAGCAGCTGCAGAAACAGTAGGAGGACCATCCCAGAAACCGGTTGTAGAAGCGGCACCACCAGCACACTGAGCAACGTTTTCATACACTTTTAAATCTTCATATGAGTGGCCATCGCTAAAGCCTTTTACAGAAGCCATGATCATCTTTGGATTCAATTCTTGAATACGCTTCCAAGAGAAACCCATACGATCCAACGCGCCAGGACCAAAGTTCTCAACCATGACGTCTGAAGTCTTGATCATCTTCTCCAAAACTTCTTTGCCTTCTGGAGTCTTAGTATCAAGAGTCAATGAACGCTTGTTACCGTTGAGCATTGTGAAATACAAAGCATCTGCGCCTGGAATATCGCGCAATTGGCTACGTGTAACGTCACCAGCACCTGGACGCTCTACTTTGATTACGTCTGCGCCGTACCATGCCAACAACTGTGTACATGCAGGACCTGCTTGTACGTGTGTGAAGTCAATAATGCGAATACCGTCTAATGGTTTAGTCATGCTTATTTCTCCTTGAGTCTTTCTTGTTTGCTTCTAAATTAATTAAATTACTTCTTAGCAGCTGCTGTAGATGGGTTTAAGTTTGTTAAACGTCCACTTTCAGTACCTGCAGTCTCATCAATAACAGCATTGATGAGGGCTGGTTTACCGGCAGCAATTGCTTCTGTTAATGCTGCTTCTAATTCTGCTGGGGTTGTTACATAGTAGCCAACACCACCAAATGCTTCGATCATCTTGTCGTAACGCGCGTCTTTAACAAACACGGTTGGCGCAACATCCGCACCACCAGTTGGGTTTTGATCAGTACCGCGATACACACCATTGTTGTTGAACACGACGGTTGTGATTGGAAGCTTGTAACGGCAAACGGTTTCTAATTCCATACCGCTAAAACCGAAAGCACTGTCGCCCTCAACTGCCACTGTTGGCAAGCCGCTAGTAACAGCTGCGCCAATTGCGTAGCCCATACCGATACCCATAATGCCCCAAGTACCAGAGTCAAAACGCTTACGTGGCTTGTACATATCAACGATTGCACGGCAGTAATCCAATGTGTTTGCGCCCTCGTTAACCAAGTTCACATCTGGGTTCTTCTTGATTACATCACGAATCACGCGCAATGCGCCATGGAAGTTCATTGGGTTTGCTTCTTTAGCCAATGTCTCAGCCATCTTCGCTGTGTTCTTCTCTTTCTTCTCGGTAATCGCAGCAATCCACTCAGCGCTTGGCTTCGGAACAGCAGAAATGCCCTTCAAGAGTTCACCAACGCATGAACCAATGTCACCAATCAATGGTGCAGCGATCTGTACGTTGCTATCGACTTCGTTTGCTTGAATATCGATTTGGATAAATTTCTTAGGATCTTTGCCCCATGTCTTGCCCTTACCGTGAGCAAGCAACCAGTTCAAACGCGCACCAACCAACATCACCGCATCAGCTTCAGCCAATACAAATGAACGTGCTGCAGAAGCAGATTGTGGATGGTTATCTGGCAATAAACCTTTTGCCATAGACATTGGCAAGTAAGGAATGCCGGATTTTTCGATCAAATCACGAATCTCTTTATCAGCCTGTGCATAAGCAGCACCTTTACCCAAGAGGATCAATGGACGCTTAGCGCCTTTGAGTACATCTAATGCACGAGCAACCGCATCAGCAGCTGGGATCTGACGTGGAACTGGATCGATTACCTTGAAGATAGACTTCTTAGCTTCTTCAACAGGCATAGTTTGAGACAACAACTGCGCTGGCAAGTCTAAATAGACACCGCCTGGACGGCCAGATACAGCGGCACGAATCGCACGAGCAAAACCAATGCCGATATCTTCAATGTGATTAATACGATAAGCCGCTTTACAGTATGGCTTAGCTGCATTGAGCTGATCCATCTCTTCGTAGTCACCCTGCTGCAAGTCAACGATTTCACGTTCGCTTGAACCAGAAATCAAAATCATTGGGAAGCAGTTCACAGTAGCGTTAGCCAATGCAGTCAAACCATTCAAGAAACCTGGCGCAGAAACAGTCATGCAAATACCAGGCTTTTGTGTCATGTAACCAGCAATCGCCGCAGCATTACCTGCGTGTTGCTCATGACGGAAACCAATGAAGCGCAAACCTTCCGCCTGAGCCAAACGGCAAAGGTCAGTAATTGGAATACCAACAAGACCAAAAATAGTGTTGAGGTCGTTTGCTTTCAACGCATCGATAACGAGGTGAAAGCCATCTGTTAACTGGGTGTTTTGATTATCTGTTGTCATAGTTATGTATGTGAATTGCAGGTGTAGCCCCAATGTTCATTAAGGCAATTTAGCTTGCGCTACGGTCTCCAATAAAGTTATGAATCGCACTACGGGTTTTGAGACCCGCTTAGGCTGATGTGAATATTAGGCTTGGGGGTGGGGATCATCATTGACTTCGGTCAATTTCCCTCAATTCCTTGATCCCAAAGGGGGTTACCCTCTTAGAAAAGGCTTAAATAAAGAGCTCTTTATGCTTGGTTTTAAGGCGACTTAGAGTCTCTGGAGAGAGATTTAAATAAGCGGCGAGCTCTTTCTTGGGGAGGAGCTCAAAGAGGTCTTCGTACTTGCGGAGAAAACGCTCTACCCGACCTGGGGCATCAAGCATGTGTAAGGTAATTGTGTGAGCCATGATCTCGCTCATCAGGCGCATTACCTCAAACTCGAAGCTTTCTTTGAGTGGCTTGTGCTCTTCTAGAAACTCCGCCCACTTTTTAAGGGGCATGCGGGCCACGCGAGCTTTAGTGACACTGGCAATACTGTAAGGGGCCGCAGTCTTTAGACGCCATGCGGCGTAACTGGTCTCAATATCTTTTTCAATGGAAAAACGCAAAATCATCTCTTTAGCGTCTGCGCTTGAAACGATGCGCTTCAAGATTCCGTCCAGCACGAAGTACTGCTCCATCTGATGATCACCCTGATGCAGCAAAATCTCAGACTTTTTGAGATCTGAAATCTCTAAATGACGCTCCAAATCCGCCATTGCAGCTGAATCCAAGCTATTTAGTACACAGTTTTGGCTCAACTGAAGGCGAATCAGGTTTTTTTCGGGGTGCTTATCTAATGCGGTCATGAATCTTTTTGTCCTAAGGCTCTATTGTAGGCTTATTGACCTTCGTCAAGTCTTTTGGGTTTTGCTGCGTTGCAATATTAATTACTTGATTTCAAGGGTGGAGAACCCTTCATTCGGCTTTGGAACATTGATATGTCCATAGGGGCAATGGCGACAAGCATTGCCACAACATTTGCCCTGCTTTAGAAGAGCATTGCTTGTTAGGACTTGGTATCCGGATGTGGGATCAATATAAGTGTCCATGCCCAGTGCGCATGCTTGCTCATGAAGTTGCTTGATATTTTGCATATTGATAGAAATGAAAGCGCCCTAGGTCGCCTTCATTAAAAGTCGCCAAAAATTAACTAAGCTCTGATTTATTTAAAGGTGTACTTTGCCGTCACAAAATATGTTGTTGGTGTACTTGGATAGTAGTAGTAGCCACTGCTTGAAGAATACCCGCCCGAAGTAGCGTACGTACTGCCCCCAATATTCTTAACCGTAAATCTCATATCCCAAGAGTCTATGTTGTAGTTGATATAGGCATCAGCAGCAACATAAGACGGCATTTTTGCTAGGGAGTTAATAACCGTTGGCGAAGCATCATAATTTTGGCCGCCTACATAGTTAACAACTAAGCCAGTATTCCACTGACTGTTTAGCATATATTGGGCTCTGGCATTGAGCAACAAGTCTGGCGATAGACCAACTCCAGCACCTGAATATGGTCCGGCCGCAAAAAGAGATTTTTGCAACTTACCTCCTCCAGCCAAGGTGAGATTTTTCATAACACTTGAGGATGCATCAAACACGAAACCCGTGCGATTAATATTGCCCGTCGAATTTAAATTCACACTAGTTTCTGGGTCGAATCGAATCTCATTTTGAGTAATTGACTGAAATACGGAAGCTGAAATGTGGGTCTTGTTTATATTCCAATCCCCACCCGCTGAATAGGTTTGTGTAATTTGCGGCCTTAAGATGCCATTAAATACTGGCGCCCATGTATTTGGATCAAACCCCCAGAACTCATCAGTATTTGGAAATCGATAAGACTGATCCCATTTAATAAATACCTTCTGACCTGGCTGATAGTTATAGTTCGCAGCAAGATCTCCTGCATTTGCAGAATATTTTTGACTTGCACTGACTGTAGATCCAGTTGAGTAGTCATTTGTCGAAGCATTTTGAGCTTGATGCCTAAATCCACCGCTCGCCTCTAAGCCCTCAAGAAGCCTCAAAGGTATTCGTGCAATTAAATACACCGACTGATTTAAAACACTGACATTCTGTTGAAGGCTAGTATTGTTAAAAGTACTACCCGAAGAGGAGCTTTGCGATGCTTGATTAAAGTCGTATCCAATAACTGTAGTTCCCCAAGCGCCGAAGTTAGCTTTTATCTTTGGATTAATTGCTAATTGCCAATTGGGATAAAGGCCATAGTAACCCGAACCATATGGGTAATTTTGATTCATATTCTTATTTGAATATGTGCCATCAATATCAAAAGTTACTTGATCGCTAATTGCCTTTATAAAACCAGCCCTAATTCCAGAGTTATCGGTGACAGTTGTAGAACCAATGAATCTTGCTCGCGCAGACTGCGGGTTTCCTGACCCCGCCTGACCAAGCAGTGCGCCTGAAGTTTGCGCATTAGAGTGGTTCAAAAAGATATCCGCGTACACATTGTCCTCACCACCCAAGGCTTGAGTGAGCTTAGCATCAAAAGAATATGCATTCGCAGCAGAATTTTGACGCCAACCATCCGTATTGGATGTATTGGCTGTCAACTGAATGGTTGTGTCGTCAAACTTATTACGCAAAATTGCATTATTAATAAGAGTGTTGTAGCTACCATATGTCACCGATGCTTGATTTAAGTTTTTCGCACCGCCATTGGTGATGATGTTAATGACGCCACCAACAGCGCCATTACCATACTGAACGCTAGCGCCACCTTGCAGAACTTCAATTCTTTCGATAGAGTCAATAGGAATTGACTCCCAATTAATAGTGCCCGAATCTATTGGGTTCAAGCGTTGACCATCAATCAATATCAACGTAGTGCTACTCGCAGTGGCCCCAAATCCACCCATATCAACTGTGGCATCTAGATTCAGTGGATTCCCGCTTGTACTCCTTACATCTAACCCCCCGATTTGGGATAAGACTTCAGGAATGTTATTTGAGGTTGAATTCTCAATTTGATCTCGAGTGATGACTTTTATGTCGGCAGGAACTTCATTCAAGTTCTCTTCAAAACGAGATCCAGTTACAACAACGGTTTGTTGATTAGATTGCGCAATTAAGTTTGGTGACGCAATCGTTAATACCGCCCCAGAAAAAATGAGGTGAAGCTTCTTCTTGCTAAAAAAATGCATGGCATTCCATATTTAAATATCGATTTCGTTAACTCTCCTCGTTAACAAAATCAAAACAGAAATCAGAAATAGGCATGCGAAGAAAGGCAATAGCAGTGCTACTGCATAATCGGCACACGAAAATCCCACGTTCGTAATTTCCACCCATTGAAGCCGGTATCCGGACTAGCGAACTCAAACATTTGACCTTCCCAAGCACTTTTGCTCAGTGGTATTTACAAATGCCTTGCATCTAACTTCAGATACGTTCACTTACCGTTGCGAGGACAGTTTGGCCGCTCTCAAGATCACTCTCTCAAACTCCAAGTTCCCGTTTAACTGCCTTTAAATTAATAAGGGCGAGCACTATCATCGTCTGTAATTCTAACAAACCGGGTAAGCGCTCACTGTATATTGAGTGAATCTATGCAGCAAGAGCCTTTTTATCTGGCTTGATTAGCCACTGTCGCCCTAACTTTCGCCTGAGGCTACAATGCCCATATGAGCGAGCCAACCTCCCCACCCCCAAGTCTTGATGACTTAAGCGCGTCACTTCAGCGCTTGTCTGAGAAGATTTCTCTTGTTCAAGATGCCGTGCGTAATCTGACTCAGAGTCGTGCTCAACTTGAGGGCAAGATTGAAGATGCTCAAAAACGTGTGCAACGGATCTTGAGTCGCTTGCCTGAGCAAAACGATGGACGCCAACTGAACTTACTTGGCGAAACAATTCCAACAACCAATCCAGAGGACGACAGTGAGCCAACAACGCATTGAAGTAACTCTTGCCGGTCAGAAGATCACTTTAGCTACCAGCGCTGAACATGAACCACTGCTTCGTGCAGCCTGTGTATTAGTTGATGAACAAATTCAACTTGCAATTAGTGGTGGCAATCGTAGCATTGAGCGCGCTAGCATGATGGCCGCACTCAAAATCGCTGGCGATCTAATCAAGCTACAAAATAGTTCAACGCAACAAAGCACTTCCTCTAATGTCAGCTCTGATGAAGTTTCTCGTCTTCAAGCGGAGATTCGTGATCTTGAGGAACAAGTAGATACTTTGATGCAAACCCTTTCCCTGCCTGGTTCGCCAAGGCCAATAGTTCCTTGAACCGATGCGCAAGCATCAGGAACGATCTTTACCTTGTGGGCGTGAGCGTTTTGCGAGTTCACAGTGCCAACTCAGACTTGGTTTCTCCCTGAACTCCTTAATGCACCCGAAGCAAAGTAGCCGTTCCACCTTGAACCTTTGGGTTCAGGATAACGGCCTAGCGGCTAAGGCGGGGAATTCATGTTACTAAGCGATATCTTGATGCTGATGCTATGCGGAAGCATCTCTGGATTTTTAGCGGGACTTCTTGGCATTGGTGGCGGCATGATCTTAGTGCCGTTCATGATTCTTGTATTTAATCACCTTGGCTTTAATCAAGAAGTAATTGTGCACATGGCTATTGCTACAGGCATGGCCACCATCTTATTTACCACCTCTTCTGCTATTTGGGCCCACCACAAACACGGCTCGATTGATTGGAAGTTGGTCGCCTCACTCAGCCCTGGAATGATTTTTGGCGGACTCATTGGTGGTAGCGAATTATTTGAAGCATTGAAGACTTCTTGGCTCTCACTGTTCTTTGCCATTTTTATTGTTTACACATCGATTCAGATGTTGTTGAATAAAAAGCCTACAGCAGGCAGAGATTTACCTGGCGTAATTGGACTTTTCTCCTTTGGAACCTTCGCAGGTGCTTTGGCCAGCCTCGTTGGCGCAGGTGGCGCCTTTATTACCGTGCCATTTATGCTCTGGTGTAATGTAAAACCCCACACCGCAATGGCAACATCCTCAGGCTTGGGGCTACCAGTTTCAATGGCCGCGACTCTCGGCTATATGTATGGAAGCTGGGGTAATCCTAACCTTCCATCAGGTTCATTGGGATTTGTTTACTTACCTGCGGTAGCTTGTATTGTGATTGTGAGTATCTTTACGGCACCCTTTGGCGCCAAGATGGCCAGAAAACTTAACGTCGCTCAACTCAAGCGCGTCTTTGGCATCATGCTGTTTTTCCTTGCAGCCTTCATGTTTAATGAAAGCCGCAAGGCATTTGGCTTCTAAACAGCGATTAAATTAGCTGCTGTATTGCTGACGCAGAATATTTTTCTGCACTTTACCCATTGCGTTGCGGGGTAAGTCCGCAACAATTTCTAGACGCTTTGGAATCTTGAAATTGGCGATCTGAGTTTTCAGGGTTGCGATCATCGCTTCAGAATTTAACTTAGCGCCCTTCTTCGGAACAACGATTGCCATTACCGCCTCACCAAAATCAGGATGTGGAATACCAATTACCGCGCTCTCATCCACACCATCCATATCATCAATAAAGCCTTCGATTTCTTTTGGATACACGTTGTATCCACCAGAAATAATCAAGTCTTTACTGCGTCCAACAATGCACAGGTAATCATTTGGAGCTTTACCGCCATTGGCCTCGCCACCCCAGCGACCCACGTCACCTGTCTTGAACCAACCATCTTTG
This DNA window, taken from Polynucleobacter sp. MWH-UH25E, encodes the following:
- the frc gene encoding formyl-CoA transferase; translated protein: MAKALEGVKILDFTHVQSGPTCTQLLAWFGADVIKVEKSGEGDATRGQLRDIPDADSLYFTMLNHNKRSITVNTKTQKGKEILERLIKECDVLVENFAPGALDRMGFSWERIQELNPMMIMASVKGFGPGPYEDCKVYENVAQCAGGSASTTGFDDGPPMVTGAQIGDSGTGLHLALGIVTALYQRTHSGRGQKVLAAMQDAVLNLCRVKLRDQQRLERNGLMQEYPQFPNGEFGDSVPRAGNASGGGQPGWIVKCKGWEKDPNAYMYVIVQAPVWEAVCKVIGREDWITDVRFASPMARLPHLMEIFAEIEKWTMTMTKFEVMDILNKYDIPCGPILSMKEIAEEPALRATGTVVEVDHPIRGKYLTVGNPIKMSDSPTEVTRSPLLGEHTDEILTELGYTTDDLIALRHDKVI
- the panC gene encoding pantoate--beta-alanine ligase → MKIISDIQELRDHLRGQNRASFVPTMGNLHEGHLSLMRLARQHGDPVVASIFVNRLQFGPNEDFDSYPRTMQADIEKLEKEGVYILFAPTERDLYPQPQEYRVDPPQQLGDILEGEFRPGFFKGVCTVVLKLFSCVQPKVAVFGKKDYQQLMIIRQMTKQFALPVEIVPGETIRADDGLALSSRNGYLSVEERAEAPELQKALKEVREQVLQLSSRNADAITQIEKAAIANLASRGWKPDYIAIRQQSNLAPASNENLQAGEPLVILTAAKLGKTRLIDNLEI
- the frc gene encoding formyl-CoA transferase, which codes for MTKPLDGIRIIDFTHVQAGPACTQLLAWYGADVIKVERPGAGDVTRSQLRDIPGADALYFTMLNGNKRSLTLDTKTPEGKEVLEKMIKTSDVMVENFGPGALDRMGFSWKRIQELNPKMIMASVKGFSDGHSYEDLKVYENVAQCAGGAASTTGFWDGPPTVSAAALGDSNTGMHLAIGILTALMQREKTGRGQKVSCSMQDAVLNLCRVKLRDQQRLDKVGYLEEYPQYPHGSFSDVVPRGGNAGGGGQPGWVLKCKGWETDPNAYIYFTIQGHAWEPITKALGKPEWATDPAYMTAEARQDKIFDIFATIEDWLKDKTKYEAVDILRKFDIPCAPVLSMKELAASPDLRKSGSIVEVDHKVRGKYLTIGSPIKFSDLEIEVKPSPVLGEHTDEVLSDLGYSADDIAKLHAAKAV
- a CDS encoding ScpA family protein — translated: MTEPNSQPIPDLLDSTLSVTDGMSEAFAKLYGEPLFKLPNDLYIPPDALEVFLEAFEGPLDLLLYLIRKQNFNVLDIPMAQVTQQYLSYIDQIRHHNLELAAEYLLMAAMLIEIKSRMLLPMKKADSEEEVEDPRAELVRRLLEYERMKLAAQELDQIPQHGRDFQVAHGFVDTTVAITWPEVNLEDLQMAWRDVLHRAKLTQHHTITREELSVRDFMTRILRRLQSTRFIEFGELFEDAIKSGKGIPVVIVNFIAMLELSRESLVEITQAEPYAPIYVRLAYTPVA
- a CDS encoding DUF3460 family protein encodes the protein MARYQSEFTQFLNELKTQKPHLEADQQAGRALLWDKEPLSVEDQRRAKAAKLKQRAYVYSND
- a CDS encoding methionyl-tRNA formyltransferase → MRIALIGSADFGKAALEAFLDRGDEIVAVFCPPDNPKSSKPEVLKEAAIARGLTPLQFASLKSPEAAQAMIDSQADICVMAYVLQFVPQELCKIPKHGTIQYHPSLLPKYRGPSAINWAIALGEEKTGLTIFRPSDGLDEGEVILQKEVIIGPDDTLGKIYFDHLFPIGIKALLEAADLVVAGKHQEIVQDESKANYEGWFDANAAQIHWASHISQIYNLIRACNPAPGAWTKFGEQKVQIYDCHKHVAATFGAVKGKPGEVTQITLDSFFVTCHGGQIEVLKAKGAAGKVNGAELAKELNLQVGQFFAL
- a CDS encoding PAS domain S-box protein, with the protein product MKTSVDLHQLVECVGDAIIVSDANEKIILWNPSATRIFGYTEEEALGQSLDLIVPERQRQRHSDGYSKSMETGTTRYGTSLLKVPAKHKNGSTLSIAFTVGMLFDEHHQANGVVAIIRDETARFAEERALKKRIADLENPSA